A genomic window from Cloacibacillus evryensis DSM 19522 includes:
- a CDS encoding DivIVA domain-containing protein — protein MSELLTSLDVVNQSFKKSLRGYDAAEVDEFLDHVAETLQSYNQKNKELERELALKQDSLAEYERMKDVLHEALLMAQKSADERVKSAREQANKILSDARAQADEMCREAAAEADRLRTGVEQIRSIRDMYAQEFRGMLAKFDTQLSQALASSQLSGAVDSVLEGIEKVPAEDEAEEPQAEPERKTDRKDFEAACGILGVDPRELMNSD, from the coding sequence ATGTCCGAACTTTTGACCTCGCTTGATGTTGTGAACCAGTCCTTCAAAAAGAGCCTCCGCGGCTATGACGCGGCGGAGGTCGACGAGTTCCTTGACCACGTGGCTGAGACCCTGCAGAGCTATAATCAGAAAAACAAAGAGCTCGAACGCGAGCTTGCCCTGAAACAGGATAGCCTCGCCGAATATGAGCGTATGAAGGACGTGCTCCACGAGGCGCTGCTGATGGCGCAGAAGAGCGCCGACGAGCGCGTCAAGAGCGCGCGCGAACAGGCGAACAAGATACTCTCCGACGCGCGCGCGCAGGCGGACGAGATGTGCCGTGAGGCCGCCGCCGAGGCGGACCGCCTGCGCACCGGCGTCGAACAGATACGCAGCATACGCGATATGTACGCGCAGGAGTTCCGCGGCATGCTCGCGAAGTTCGACACGCAGCTGAGCCAGGCGTTGGCCTCATCACAGCTTTCAGGGGCCGTGGACAGCGTTCTCGAGGGGATCGAGAAGGTCCCGGCGGAAGACGAGGCGGAGGAGCCCCAGGCTGAACCGGAGCGGAAAACAGACCGCAAAGATTTTGAGGCGGCCTGCGGCATCCTGGGCGTAGACCCGCGGGAGCTGATGAATTCCGATTAA
- a CDS encoding YggS family pyridoxal phosphate-dependent enzyme — MVINIGENIAKIREDMASAAKRSGRALSEIKLMGVTKYHPVEMMTAAAPLLDLIGENKVQEAAGKRSAWPAEAESCPWHMIGHLQRNKIRRALESFDLIESVDSLETAVGLNRVLSEGEPRSFPVFIEVNMSREAAKSGIAPEETERLLDDMMKSCPLIAVNGLMTVAEDTEDERVLRETFSGLRELREKLRRAAGLPLPELSMGMSGDYMIAVEEGSTIVRVGSAIFGPRNYG, encoded by the coding sequence ATGGTGATAAACATTGGTGAAAATATCGCGAAGATAAGGGAAGATATGGCGTCGGCCGCGAAGAGAAGCGGCCGCGCGCTCTCGGAGATAAAACTTATGGGCGTCACAAAATACCACCCCGTCGAGATGATGACGGCGGCGGCGCCGCTCCTTGACCTTATCGGAGAAAACAAGGTGCAGGAGGCGGCCGGCAAGCGATCCGCCTGGCCCGCGGAGGCGGAGAGCTGTCCGTGGCACATGATCGGCCATCTGCAGCGCAACAAAATAAGGCGCGCGCTTGAGAGCTTTGACCTCATTGAGAGCGTCGATTCGCTTGAGACAGCCGTCGGGCTGAACCGTGTGCTATCCGAGGGAGAGCCGCGCTCTTTCCCCGTTTTTATAGAGGTGAACATGTCGCGCGAAGCGGCAAAAAGCGGCATCGCTCCTGAAGAGACGGAGCGGCTGCTCGATGATATGATGAAAAGCTGTCCGCTGATCGCGGTGAACGGGCTGATGACCGTCGCCGAAGATACGGAGGATGAAAGGGTCCTGCGCGAAACATTCAGCGGACTGCGCGAGCTGCGGGAAAAGCTGCGCCGCGCCGCGGGACTGCCGTTGCCCGAGCTTTCGATGGGTATGAGCGGCGATTATATGATCGCCGTCGAAGAGGGCAGCACGATAGTGCGTGTGGGAAGCGCGATATTCGGTCCGCGCAATTATGGTTAG
- the recG gene encoding ATP-dependent DNA helicase RecG, protein MHSKKNEKKLSLPLSALKGVGPRRSALLERLGLRTLEDLLFFFPRRYEDRRNVKKIAELVPGAPSVVYAAVRAVEVRPLPGRGRLLTTCRFSDGSGFLDAVWFNRRGLDRILAEGARAALYGTPSLRATVFEMTEPEFELIKSEKGVEAPFSGIFPIYPSTEGLPRKWFRGVACGAVKEYHALAEEELPASVIEKNGLMPISRAIYEMHMPGSPESWKEARRRLAYGELFALHLTLAASRKERAESSSPRIVKGPLFEALIAGLPFKLTGSQRRVIEEIFADGASGRPISRLLQGDVGCGKTLVAVAFAAGVCDGGAQCAVLAPTEVLAEQLYRQAEGYLAPLGVKCALIKSNLPARERKEALDGLAEGFVGVVAGTQALFSDEIKFKNLGAVIIDEQQRFGVRQRARLLKNGARPHLLMMSATPIPRTMALTLYGDLDISVIEDKPAGRAPVETRIIGGDQLIKLMRFIAEEIVSGGRVYWICPRVEEDGNSGLPAAVKRFEWLGRKLPPVKMSLIHGQMESAEKDEALSAFREGRSQLLVGTTVLEVGVDVPEATVIVIESPERYGLSQLHQMRGRVGRGARRGLCVLLSMKPEDTERLRIFASTNDGFEIARADLELRGAGEIAGTVQHGLARFRVADLQRDCLLAERARDDAREFLEKEGTAALTAGLRAKIEGASPENLS, encoded by the coding sequence TTGCACAGCAAAAAAAACGAAAAGAAACTGTCGCTGCCGCTCTCTGCCCTCAAGGGAGTGGGGCCGCGCCGCAGCGCCCTCCTTGAACGGCTGGGACTGCGCACGCTGGAAGATCTGCTTTTCTTCTTTCCCCGCCGTTACGAGGACCGCAGGAACGTCAAAAAGATCGCGGAGCTTGTGCCCGGCGCTCCCTCGGTGGTCTATGCCGCCGTCCGCGCCGTAGAGGTCAGGCCGCTTCCCGGTCGCGGGCGTCTCCTGACGACCTGCCGTTTTTCTGACGGCAGCGGATTTCTGGACGCCGTCTGGTTCAACCGCAGAGGACTTGACCGCATATTGGCGGAGGGCGCGCGGGCGGCGCTTTATGGCACGCCCTCTTTGCGCGCCACTGTCTTTGAAATGACGGAACCCGAATTTGAACTTATAAAATCTGAAAAGGGGGTAGAGGCCCCCTTTTCGGGCATATTTCCCATATACCCATCCACCGAGGGGCTGCCGCGGAAATGGTTCCGCGGCGTCGCCTGCGGGGCCGTAAAAGAATATCACGCGCTGGCGGAGGAAGAGCTGCCGGCGTCCGTAATCGAAAAGAACGGCCTGATGCCAATTTCGCGGGCGATATATGAAATGCACATGCCAGGGTCGCCGGAGAGCTGGAAAGAGGCGCGCCGGCGCCTTGCCTACGGGGAGCTGTTCGCCCTGCATCTGACTTTAGCTGCTTCGCGAAAGGAGCGTGCGGAGAGCTCCTCCCCGCGGATCGTGAAAGGCCCCTTATTTGAAGCGCTGATCGCCGGCCTTCCCTTCAAACTCACCGGTTCCCAGCGGCGCGTGATAGAGGAAATATTCGCCGACGGAGCCTCCGGCAGGCCGATATCACGCCTTTTGCAGGGAGACGTCGGCTGCGGCAAGACGCTCGTCGCCGTCGCGTTTGCGGCGGGAGTCTGCGACGGCGGCGCGCAGTGCGCGGTGCTCGCACCGACCGAGGTGCTCGCCGAGCAGCTTTACAGGCAGGCGGAGGGATACCTTGCGCCGCTGGGCGTCAAATGCGCGCTGATAAAGTCCAACCTGCCCGCGCGGGAGCGGAAAGAGGCGCTGGACGGCTTGGCGGAAGGATTCGTCGGCGTCGTTGCCGGCACCCAGGCGCTGTTCTCCGACGAGATCAAATTTAAAAACCTCGGCGCTGTGATCATTGACGAACAGCAGCGTTTTGGCGTGCGCCAGCGCGCGCGGCTGCTGAAAAACGGTGCGAGGCCCCACCTGCTTATGATGAGCGCCACCCCGATACCGCGGACGATGGCCTTGACGCTTTACGGAGACCTTGACATATCCGTGATCGAAGACAAGCCGGCCGGCCGCGCTCCCGTCGAAACCAGGATAATCGGCGGAGATCAGCTGATAAAGCTGATGCGCTTCATCGCCGAAGAGATCGTCTCAGGCGGGCGCGTATACTGGATATGCCCGCGCGTGGAGGAGGACGGAAACTCCGGGCTGCCGGCGGCCGTGAAACGTTTCGAGTGGCTCGGCAGGAAACTTCCTCCCGTGAAGATGTCGCTGATACACGGACAGATGGAGAGCGCGGAAAAAGATGAGGCCCTCTCCGCCTTTCGCGAAGGGCGGTCGCAGCTGCTTGTCGGCACCACCGTTCTTGAGGTGGGGGTGGATGTGCCCGAGGCGACGGTGATCGTGATCGAATCCCCCGAACGTTACGGGCTTTCGCAGCTGCACCAGATGCGAGGCAGGGTCGGGCGCGGAGCGCGGCGCGGCCTCTGCGTGCTGCTTTCCATGAAGCCTGAGGATACTGAGAGATTGCGGATATTCGCCTCCACCAACGACGGTTTTGAGATCGCCAGGGCCGACCTCGAGCTGCGCGGCGCCGGGGAGATCGCGGGTACGGTGCAGCACGGCCTTGCGCGTTTCCGGGTCGCCGACCTGCAAAGGGACTGCCTTCTCGCGGAGAGGGCGAGAGACGACGCGCGTGAATTCCTTGAAAAAGAGGGAACCGCGGCCCTGACCGCCGGCCTGCGGGCAAAGATCGAAGGGGCCTCTCCCGAAAACCTGTCGTAA